A single region of the Dehalococcoides mccartyi genome encodes:
- a CDS encoding NAD+ synthase: MGKLRLAMAQIDSVVGDLAGNTACIVGNIQKARSLGADVIAFPELAICGYPPEDLLHKPRFVEENLHALDAVIKASQGITVVVGYVNSSDGLHNSAAVIHNGCLIDSYHKIFLPNYGVFDENRYFMPGNRCPVYTICGLQVGVNICEDIWFTSGPSTAQASKGAELIINISASPYHLGKRNQREKMLSNRARENRVYIAYTNMVGGQDELVFDGASNVFDYNGNLVLRGKQFQEDLLVLDLDIPISPVQRDINIEVPDSIFVSASGLSEPKLPVENSDSVPLDADAEVYQALLLGTKDYINKNGFKKVVIGLSGGIDSSLVAAIATDALGADNVVGVIMPSRYSSAGSISDSLRLAENLGIKTLQIPIGPIFKSFLSTLSEVFAGTETDTTEENIQARIRGNLLMALSNKFHWLVLNTSNKSETAIGYSTLYGDMAGGFAIIKDVPKVLVYRLAHNRNKSAGFELIPHNVLTKPPSAELKPNQFDTDSLPPYEVLDPILEAYVEQDKSIDQIVALGFEESIVKRVVKMVDRSEYKRRQAPPGIKITSKAFGRDRRLPITNRYNHAN, translated from the coding sequence ATGGGAAAACTGCGTTTAGCAATGGCGCAAATTGATAGTGTGGTGGGAGATTTAGCAGGTAACACTGCCTGTATTGTCGGCAATATTCAAAAAGCACGTTCACTGGGTGCTGATGTGATAGCCTTTCCGGAACTGGCTATTTGCGGTTACCCTCCGGAAGATTTACTGCACAAACCCCGCTTTGTGGAAGAAAACCTGCATGCGCTGGATGCGGTAATAAAAGCTTCACAGGGTATTACGGTAGTTGTAGGGTATGTAAATTCAAGCGACGGCCTTCATAATTCTGCTGCTGTTATCCATAACGGCTGTTTGATAGACAGCTATCATAAGATATTTTTGCCTAATTACGGCGTGTTTGATGAGAACCGCTATTTTATGCCGGGTAACCGCTGTCCAGTGTACACCATTTGCGGACTGCAGGTAGGAGTAAATATTTGCGAAGATATTTGGTTTACTTCCGGTCCGTCCACTGCCCAAGCCAGCAAGGGAGCGGAACTTATTATTAATATAAGTGCTTCGCCGTATCATCTGGGCAAGAGAAATCAGCGCGAAAAAATGCTTTCAAACCGTGCCCGGGAAAACCGGGTATATATTGCTTACACCAACATGGTAGGCGGGCAGGATGAGCTGGTATTTGACGGTGCCAGCAATGTTTTTGACTATAATGGCAATCTGGTGTTAAGGGGCAAACAGTTTCAGGAAGATTTGCTGGTGCTGGACCTGGATATCCCTATTTCGCCTGTACAAAGGGATATAAATATAGAAGTCCCGGACTCTATATTTGTTTCGGCATCAGGTCTTAGTGAGCCAAAACTGCCGGTTGAAAATAGTGACAGTGTTCCTCTGGATGCTGATGCAGAGGTTTATCAGGCGCTTTTACTGGGTACTAAAGATTACATAAATAAAAATGGCTTTAAGAAGGTGGTTATCGGTCTTTCCGGGGGGATAGATTCCAGTTTGGTAGCTGCTATAGCCACAGATGCCTTGGGTGCGGATAATGTAGTGGGAGTTATTATGCCTTCCCGTTATTCTTCTGCGGGCAGTATTTCAGACAGTTTGCGTCTGGCGGAAAATCTGGGTATAAAAACCTTGCAAATCCCCATAGGCCCCATTTTCAAATCATTTCTGAGTACCCTTTCAGAAGTATTTGCCGGAACTGAAACTGACACAACCGAAGAAAATATTCAGGCGCGTATCCGGGGTAATCTGCTTATGGCCCTTTCCAATAAATTTCACTGGCTGGTGCTTAATACCAGTAATAAAAGCGAAACCGCTATAGGCTACAGTACCCTGTATGGTGATATGGCCGGCGGTTTTGCCATTATCAAGGATGTTCCCAAGGTGCTGGTTTACCGCCTGGCTCACAACCGCAATAAATCAGCCGGCTTTGAGCTGATACCCCATAATGTGCTCACCAAACCGCCATCTGCCGAGCTTAAACCCAACCAGTTTGATACTGATTCACTGCCACCATACGAAGTACTTGACCCTATTTTGGAAGCTTATGTAGAACAGGATAAAAGCATAGACCAGATTGTGGCACTTGGATTTGAAGAGAGTATTGTAAAACGGGTGGTCAAAATGGTAGACCGTAGTGAGTATAAACGCCGTCAGGCCCCCCCGGGCATTAAAATAACTTCCAAAGCTTTCGGACGCGACCGCCGTTTGCCTATTACCAACCGCTATAATCACGCTAACTAA
- a CDS encoding carbonic anhydrase produces MKTVKITDISQIPPEYMNTPIAELIGYQNLGKELHACHSARLLVGMCMDNRKQLRIPENFAYILRTGGANLRNSEFKVSYAIAIGEIKHIALIAHNNCGMVNLASKKSQFIEGLCKNAGWNRDRAEEHFMNYAPMFEIDNEAEFVVAEAKRLADKYPGIMVVPLYYSLEDNLLSLISD; encoded by the coding sequence ATGAAAACTGTAAAAATAACCGATATCAGCCAGATACCACCTGAATATATGAATACCCCCATTGCCGAACTTATCGGGTATCAGAATCTGGGCAAGGAATTACATGCCTGTCACTCTGCCCGTCTGCTTGTAGGCATGTGCATGGATAACCGGAAACAGCTCCGCATACCCGAAAACTTTGCATATATACTCCGGACCGGCGGAGCAAATCTGCGAAACAGCGAGTTCAAGGTTTCGTACGCAATAGCCATAGGTGAAATCAAACATATAGCCCTTATCGCCCATAACAATTGCGGCATGGTAAACTTGGCTTCAAAGAAATCTCAGTTTATAGAGGGGCTTTGCAAAAATGCCGGCTGGAACAGGGACAGAGCCGAAGAACACTTTATGAACTATGCCCCGATGTTTGAAATTGACAACGAAGCTGAATTTGTAGTTGCGGAGGCCAAACGCCTGGCGGATAAATACCCCGGCATAATGGTTGTACCTCTTTACTACAGCCTTGAGGATAACCTGCTCAGCCTGATCTCAGATTAA
- a CDS encoding class I SAM-dependent RNA methyltransferase gives MNEITPGIIENVCLEEGQSFGLTKVSLTDSTLEVFGGIKGETVDIRLFTHKAGRGYAQVIKVHTPSSDRIAPSCPYFGDCTGCTFQHIKYQHQLNLKHRIVSAEFEKAGLHSLNISPVIPSDDKGGYRNHARLSIYHANLGFVNRFSRRHIQVDQCQIMNPGINRVLGELQGKCGETRQLSIRHASNKDSYLIQPKLIKADINIESGQKEYHDLLMGHDFCISAASFFQVNNPQAEKMAKLIKEHLNLSGSETLVDAYAGVGTFAVLLSPDCKRVIAIEESAAAVKDAKLNISGIDNIELIQSKTEDVINRFEGQMDALILDPSRSGAHPSVLATICQNPPRNLVYVACDPSSLARDLKILLAGPFELSQVIPVDMFPQTYHVETLALLKCKG, from the coding sequence ATGAACGAAATCACACCCGGAATAATTGAAAATGTCTGCCTTGAAGAAGGCCAAAGCTTCGGGCTGACCAAAGTAAGCCTGACAGATAGTACCCTTGAGGTTTTTGGGGGTATTAAAGGGGAAACAGTAGATATCCGCCTTTTTACCCATAAAGCCGGCCGGGGTTATGCCCAAGTAATAAAAGTACATACTCCTTCCTCTGATAGGATTGCCCCGTCCTGCCCGTATTTCGGTGATTGCACCGGTTGCACTTTCCAGCATATAAAGTACCAACATCAATTGAATCTGAAGCACAGGATAGTCTCTGCTGAGTTTGAAAAAGCAGGTCTGCACAGTCTTAATATATCACCTGTAATCCCTTCAGATGATAAAGGCGGTTACCGCAATCATGCCCGCCTTTCCATTTATCATGCCAATCTGGGTTTTGTAAACCGCTTTTCACGCCGCCATATACAGGTAGACCAATGCCAGATAATGAACCCCGGCATAAACAGGGTATTAGGAGAACTGCAAGGCAAATGCGGCGAAACCCGCCAGCTTTCCATCCGCCACGCAAGCAATAAGGATAGCTACCTTATCCAGCCTAAACTGATAAAGGCTGACATAAACATCGAAAGCGGTCAAAAAGAGTACCATGACCTGCTGATGGGGCATGATTTCTGCATATCCGCCGCTTCGTTTTTTCAGGTAAACAACCCGCAGGCAGAAAAAATGGCAAAGCTTATTAAAGAACACCTGAACCTAAGCGGCAGTGAAACACTGGTAGATGCCTATGCCGGAGTAGGTACATTTGCCGTACTTCTCAGCCCAGACTGCAAACGGGTAATAGCCATTGAGGAATCTGCCGCCGCTGTTAAAGATGCAAAGCTAAATATTTCGGGCATAGACAACATTGAACTTATCCAATCCAAGACAGAGGACGTTATAAACCGGTTTGAGGGACAGATGGACGCACTCATACTTGACCCATCCCGCAGCGGTGCCCACCCGTCTGTCTTAGCCACCATATGCCAAAACCCGCCCCGGAATCTGGTATATGTGGCCTGTGACCCTTCTTCATTGGCCAGAGACCTTAAAATCCTGCTTGCCGGCCCGTTTGAACTTTCACAGGTAATCCCGGTAGATATGTTCCCCCAGACTTACCACGTGGAAACCCTGGCCTTACTTAAATGCAAAGGATAG
- a CDS encoding Maf family protein → MSDNPSGKLPEIILASASPRRRQILSEMGLAFSVCPSQAEVSPDSSAEPAGFAVLNAETKAKDIAGKCSHGLIIAADTVVTDDCGILGKPASKKEALEYLLRLGGKSHKVISGVCLLNTANGQIHSASCLSTVIMRPFTAAEAQSYVESGLPMDKAGAYGIQDGEFNPVEKIDGCYLNVVGLPVCTLVRLLNKAGFNPKLARSWQPEGDCSLCRIYRTEISRLL, encoded by the coding sequence ATGTCTGATAATCCAAGCGGCAAACTCCCTGAAATAATTCTGGCGTCAGCCTCACCCCGCCGACGCCAGATACTAAGTGAAATGGGCTTGGCGTTTTCAGTTTGCCCCTCACAAGCCGAAGTATCCCCTGACAGTTCGGCTGAACCTGCCGGATTTGCCGTTTTAAATGCAGAAACTAAAGCCAAAGATATTGCCGGCAAATGCAGCCACGGACTGATAATAGCCGCAGATACCGTAGTGACAGATGATTGCGGCATACTCGGCAAGCCTGCATCAAAAAAAGAGGCTTTAGAATATCTGCTGAGGCTGGGCGGCAAGAGCCACAAAGTAATAAGCGGCGTTTGCCTTCTAAATACCGCAAACGGCCAAATTCACTCCGCCTCCTGCCTTAGCACCGTTATTATGCGCCCTTTTACTGCCGCTGAAGCCCAAAGCTATGTAGAAAGCGGCTTACCCATGGATAAAGCCGGTGCATACGGCATACAGGACGGCGAATTTAATCCGGTGGAAAAGATAGACGGGTGTTACCTGAATGTAGTGGGGTTGCCTGTTTGTACTTTAGTGCGTCTGCTGAACAAGGCGGGTTTTAACCCTAAACTTGCCCGAAGCTGGCAGCCTGAGGGAGATTGCTCTCTTTGCCGCATTTACCGCACCGAAATATCCCGATTACTTTAG
- a CDS encoding P-II family nitrogen regulator produces MKKIEAIIREERLESVRKALELAGFAGLTVTEVSGRGKQKGVPLQWRVGEYRVEFLPKLKLEMICHDDDCQVAVDAIVKAARTGRIGDGKIFIMPVEQVIRIRTGETGAEAV; encoded by the coding sequence ATGAAAAAGATAGAAGCCATTATCCGCGAAGAAAGATTGGAATCTGTTAGAAAAGCATTGGAACTGGCAGGATTTGCCGGGCTGACTGTAACCGAAGTAAGCGGACGCGGAAAGCAAAAGGGCGTTCCGCTGCAATGGAGAGTAGGTGAGTACCGGGTAGAGTTCCTGCCCAAGCTGAAACTGGAAATGATTTGCCATGATGATGACTGCCAGGTTGCAGTTGATGCCATTGTCAAGGCTGCTCGAACCGGACGTATCGGAGATGGTAAAATATTCATAATGCCGGTTGAGCAGGTAATACGTATCCGTACAGGTGAAACAGGCGCTGAAGCAGTCTAG
- a CDS encoding PAS domain S-box protein, whose product MGNIRKTNAQLVAELEDLQCRYDKLLSNQTALCSSERVSSGASFQILSNTRGTSSGGFVQENAMDALEACCRIAETAGEGVILTDAAGRITLVNPRFSQIAGYPLDVLKGKSIFELAGKSYIPIILAQWERHKKGVSSRYELQLRKGNGRLVWVVFHVSVPFGKGNNFNGVLMVVSNISKYKNIISKQEKMLKATALQDKEIRDDISRDNQSLKSIMDNTTAQLVFLDRDFNFVKANKAYVKNCGHTEDELIGANHFVLFPSTENEAIFKRVVKTGKSVEFHDKPFEYSDQPWRGTTYWDWSLVPIKNSRGRVQGLIFSLLETTVRKQMELALKFSLEETRRRTRETTALLEASRAILEHTGFTEAAMAVYSSCKKITSCQSGFVGHIEDGVCRIIYLDSTKNQPELPVFVLLSGLALQSCFSGKPVLENNFAAENDNEFYTAAYPDLKNALFAPVRLSGRSVGLMALFNKTGGFDVSDIRVAASFSSLAAIAFRSNRTREMLEESEKRYRFLFNSFGDAVFVYYITPDGCNSNFVEVNEVACKRLGYSRQELLNMSPCQIDAPASTGAMADATKMLKKEGRVITEQRHIRRDGTSIPVEVNIQQFELSGQLMVISVARDITERKKADAALKLERDKLRGILDAMEDGVYIVNADYEIEYVNPPLMAQFGPINGKKCYDYFHNNSSPCEYCKNKEVLSGQTVRWEWHSPHNQRDYELMATPIKNPDGSNSKLTLFHDVTERSQMEQIILRYQAGLLAQAERIAHIGNWDYDLLGHKLLLSDEVYNILGLSPKNGITGLKQVMEMIHPDDRDIVRSEAQKAIISGSKINTDHRIIRPDGHLRYVHEQAEITLSDTGIPLRVLGTVQDVTEQKMAEEALRDSERRYRLLADNMVAFIWTIDEHLNTSYLSPSIIRLLNYYPEDILGKHISMIFTPESYEKLLDVYQQVRKTGSELIVNPLELDVMRQDGKIIMTETLMRPLYDENHHFLGILGASRDISERKAAEYELHTLSQRLVELQEEERSIIARELHDQVGQSLTVLKLMLDKAKDGLPDKAEELLAEAQPLVSELISSVRNMSLDLRPRMLDDLGLLPALLWYFDRFTSQTGINVNFQHAGLKRKFSPQLGTAVYRIIQEALTNVVRYAGVDNVLVRAKADKNHLALVIQDKGKGFNPAQRATGMSSGLKGMKERVRFLGGKLDIESKPGAGTHIIVELPLSEEKDRISGGEP is encoded by the coding sequence ATGGGTAACATTCGCAAAACCAATGCCCAGCTGGTTGCAGAGCTTGAAGATCTGCAGTGCCGCTACGATAAACTGCTTTCAAACCAGACCGCTCTTTGTTCTTCCGAAAGAGTATCTTCGGGTGCGTCTTTTCAGATTTTAAGTAATACTCGCGGTACATCTTCCGGGGGTTTTGTACAGGAAAATGCAATGGATGCCTTAGAAGCCTGTTGCCGTATTGCGGAAACTGCAGGTGAGGGAGTAATACTCACAGATGCCGCAGGACGGATAACGCTGGTTAATCCCCGTTTCAGCCAAATAGCCGGCTATCCGCTTGATGTACTCAAAGGCAAAAGTATATTTGAACTTGCAGGCAAATCCTATATACCAATTATTCTTGCCCAATGGGAAAGGCATAAAAAAGGTGTTTCATCCCGTTATGAGCTTCAGCTAAGGAAGGGTAACGGGCGTTTGGTCTGGGTAGTTTTCCACGTTTCAGTGCCATTCGGGAAGGGTAACAATTTTAACGGTGTATTGATGGTAGTTTCAAATATAAGCAAGTATAAAAACATTATTTCCAAACAGGAAAAAATGTTAAAAGCCACTGCCTTGCAGGATAAGGAAATAAGGGATGATATATCTCGTGACAACCAATCTCTTAAGTCTATTATGGATAATACAACCGCCCAGCTGGTTTTTTTAGATAGAGATTTCAACTTTGTTAAAGCAAATAAAGCATACGTAAAAAATTGCGGACATACGGAAGATGAACTGATAGGTGCAAACCATTTTGTACTCTTCCCTAGTACTGAAAACGAAGCAATTTTTAAGAGGGTAGTTAAAACCGGCAAATCCGTGGAATTTCATGACAAGCCTTTTGAGTATTCTGACCAGCCGTGGAGGGGTACTACCTACTGGGATTGGAGCTTGGTGCCTATCAAAAACTCCCGTGGGAGGGTTCAAGGGCTGATATTTTCCTTGTTAGAGACTACTGTCCGCAAACAGATGGAATTGGCTTTGAAATTTTCACTGGAGGAAACCCGCCGGCGTACCCGTGAAACGACGGCACTGCTTGAGGCGTCACGTGCCATACTGGAGCATACCGGTTTTACGGAAGCTGCTATGGCAGTGTATTCTTCCTGCAAGAAAATCACCTCCTGCCAGAGCGGTTTTGTGGGGCATATAGAGGATGGAGTTTGCCGTATCATTTACCTTGATAGCACAAAAAATCAGCCGGAACTTCCCGTGTTTGTGCTTCTTAGCGGATTGGCTTTACAGTCCTGTTTCAGTGGAAAGCCTGTATTGGAAAACAACTTTGCAGCTGAAAATGATAATGAATTTTATACGGCCGCTTACCCTGATTTAAAAAATGCTCTTTTTGCTCCGGTGCGTCTTAGCGGGCGGAGTGTTGGCCTGATGGCTCTTTTCAACAAGACAGGCGGGTTTGATGTATCCGATATCAGGGTAGCCGCTTCTTTTAGCTCGCTTGCCGCTATCGCTTTCAGGAGCAACCGAACTCGCGAAATGCTGGAAGAAAGCGAAAAGCGCTATCGCTTTTTGTTTAACAGCTTTGGTGATGCGGTTTTTGTATATTACATAACTCCAGACGGCTGCAATAGCAATTTTGTGGAAGTTAACGAGGTAGCCTGCAAGCGTCTCGGATACAGCCGCCAGGAGTTGTTAAATATGTCTCCCTGCCAGATAGATGCCCCTGCTTCTACCGGGGCAATGGCTGACGCCACCAAAATGTTGAAAAAAGAAGGTAGGGTTATTACTGAACAGAGGCATATACGCCGTGATGGTACTTCTATACCGGTTGAAGTTAATATTCAGCAATTTGAGTTGAGCGGACAGCTTATGGTTATTTCGGTAGCCCGCGATATCACCGAGAGGAAAAAAGCTGACGCCGCCCTGAAACTGGAGAGGGATAAGCTGCGGGGCATACTGGATGCTATGGAAGACGGGGTTTATATTGTAAATGCTGACTATGAAATAGAGTATGTTAATCCGCCGCTTATGGCCCAGTTCGGGCCTATAAACGGCAAAAAATGTTATGACTATTTCCACAACAACAGCAGTCCCTGCGAATATTGCAAAAACAAAGAAGTTTTAAGCGGGCAGACTGTTCGCTGGGAGTGGCATTCTCCGCACAACCAGCGGGATTATGAACTTATGGCTACACCTATTAAAAACCCTGATGGCAGCAATTCCAAGCTGACCCTTTTCCATGATGTTACGGAGCGGAGCCAGATGGAGCAGATAATTCTGCGGTATCAGGCAGGTTTGCTGGCTCAAGCAGAGAGGATTGCCCATATCGGCAATTGGGATTATGACCTTTTAGGGCATAAACTGCTGCTGTCAGATGAGGTCTACAATATACTCGGTTTATCTCCTAAAAACGGTATCACGGGTTTGAAACAGGTTATGGAAATGATCCACCCTGATGACAGGGATATTGTACGGTCCGAAGCCCAAAAGGCCATAATTTCAGGATCGAAGATAAATACAGACCACCGCATAATACGGCCTGACGGACATTTGAGGTATGTGCATGAACAGGCGGAAATAACCCTGAGCGATACAGGTATTCCCCTGCGGGTGTTGGGTACTGTTCAGGACGTCACCGAACAAAAAATGGCTGAAGAAGCCCTGAGGGACAGCGAAAGACGGTATCGTCTGCTGGCGGATAACATGGTGGCATTTATCTGGACTATTGACGAACATTTAAATACCAGTTATCTTTCCCCGTCCATTATCCGTCTGCTCAACTATTACCCTGAGGATATATTGGGCAAACATATTTCCATGATATTTACCCCCGAATCTTACGAAAAATTGCTGGATGTATATCAGCAGGTACGCAAAACCGGGTCTGAGCTTATTGTAAACCCGCTGGAACTGGATGTTATGCGGCAGGACGGCAAGATAATAATGACCGAGACGCTTATGCGCCCGCTGTATGATGAAAATCACCATTTTCTGGGTATACTGGGGGCGTCGCGTGATATAAGTGAGCGGAAGGCTGCGGAATACGAATTGCATACCCTTTCCCAGCGTTTGGTTGAGCTTCAGGAAGAAGAGCGGTCAATTATCGCCCGTGAACTGCATGACCAAGTGGGGCAATCGCTTACGGTTTTGAAACTGATGCTGGATAAAGCAAAAGATGGTCTTCCTGACAAGGCAGAGGAATTACTGGCCGAAGCTCAACCTCTGGTTAGTGAACTTATAAGCAGTGTCAGAAATATGTCACTTGATTTGCGTCCCCGTATGCTGGATGATTTGGGTCTGCTGCCGGCTTTACTCTGGTATTTTGATCGTTTTACCAGCCAGACGGGTATAAACGTAAATTTCCAGCATGCCGGTCTTAAACGCAAGTTTTCTCCCCAGTTGGGCACTGCTGTATACAGGATTATTCAGGAAGCTCTTACAAATGTTGTACGTTACGCGGGGGTTGACAACGTGCTTGTGCGGGCGAAGGCGGATAAAAACCATCTGGCTTTGGTTATTCAGGATAAAGGCAAAGGCTTCAACCCTGCCCAGCGTGCTACCGGTATGTCAAGCGGTTTAAAGGGTATGAAAGAACGGGTGCGTTTTCTTGGTGGTAAACTGGATATAGAATCCAAACCGGGTGCAGGTACACATATTATAGTTGAACTGCCCTTGAGTGAAGAAAAGGACAGAATTAGCGGAGGCGAGCCATGA
- a CDS encoding DUF3795 domain-containing protein, protein MEMPETSAPEIIAPCGINCLGCKAHIMQKKVCPGCFTDSRTKSDSCRNCRIKACAAEHEVNACAACGVFPCRLIVNIDKRYRLRYGLSLIENGLFLKQNGFEAFFAREKERLSCPECGGIICIHNRTCSTCLKTYPIDNSSR, encoded by the coding sequence ATGGAAATGCCTGAAACTTCAGCCCCAGAAATAATTGCCCCCTGCGGTATAAACTGCCTCGGCTGCAAGGCTCATATTATGCAAAAAAAGGTCTGTCCGGGATGTTTTACTGACAGCCGAACTAAGTCAGATAGCTGCCGGAATTGCCGTATAAAAGCATGTGCCGCAGAGCATGAGGTGAATGCTTGTGCTGCTTGCGGTGTGTTTCCCTGCCGTTTGATTGTCAATATTGACAAAAGGTATAGACTACGTTACGGCCTCAGCCTGATTGAAAACGGGCTGTTTTTGAAACAGAATGGTTTTGAGGCATTTTTTGCCCGTGAAAAAGAACGTCTTAGTTGCCCAGAATGCGGAGGGATAATCTGCATTCATAACCGCACCTGCAGTACCTGCCTTAAAACATACCCGATAGATAACTCCTCCCGATAG
- a CDS encoding glutamine synthetase family protein: protein MTRAESVEYVLKTAKDHNVRFIRLWFTDILGTLKSYSIAYNELERALEDGMGLDGSSIEGYARIDESDMVALPDPDTFRIMPWSNGEYQVARMFCDIKHPSGEQFEGDPRYVLKRNLKKAADMGLTFYVGPELEYFYFKNDRSTEFLDEGGYFDLTPRDLATDLRRETIVALQDMGIIVEYAHHEVAPSQHEIDIRYTDALTMADNVMTYRLLVKEVALRHGLHASFMPKPVASVNGSGMHTHQSLFKGDKNAFFDAKDSYYLSPMAKQYVAGILKYAPEFTAVTNQWINSYKRLVPGFEAPVYLSWARRNRADLVRVPEYKPGHEKSTRIELRSADPGCNPYLAFSVMLAAGLKGIEDKLTPPAPIEENVYEMNEAERAKRGIGTLPGSLLEALKLTEGSALMREALGEHVHEAFIANKKIEWTQYSMAVTDWELKRYLPVL, encoded by the coding sequence ATGACGAGGGCAGAATCTGTAGAGTACGTTCTTAAAACGGCTAAGGATCATAATGTACGGTTTATCCGCCTGTGGTTTACTGATATTTTAGGCACCTTGAAGAGTTATTCCATTGCCTATAACGAGCTTGAAAGGGCTTTGGAAGACGGTATGGGTTTGGACGGTTCTTCTATTGAAGGTTATGCCCGTATAGATGAATCTGACATGGTTGCCTTGCCTGACCCGGATACTTTCCGGATTATGCCCTGGTCTAATGGCGAATATCAGGTTGCCCGGATGTTTTGCGATATCAAACATCCGTCCGGCGAGCAGTTTGAAGGTGACCCCCGCTACGTCCTTAAGAGGAACCTGAAAAAAGCGGCTGATATGGGTCTTACATTCTATGTCGGGCCTGAGCTGGAGTATTTTTACTTCAAGAATGACCGCTCAACCGAGTTTTTAGATGAAGGCGGCTATTTTGACCTGACTCCCCGTGATTTGGCAACTGACCTTCGCCGCGAAACCATAGTGGCTTTGCAGGATATGGGTATAATAGTTGAATATGCCCACCACGAAGTCGCTCCCAGCCAGCATGAAATTGATATCCGCTATACCGATGCTTTAACCATGGCGGACAATGTTATGACTTACAGGCTGCTGGTCAAAGAAGTGGCTTTGCGTCATGGATTGCATGCCAGCTTTATGCCCAAACCTGTAGCTTCTGTAAATGGCTCCGGTATGCATACTCACCAGAGTCTTTTCAAGGGTGATAAAAACGCTTTCTTTGATGCCAAAGATTCCTACTATCTGTCACCTATGGCTAAGCAGTACGTAGCCGGTATCCTTAAGTATGCCCCCGAATTTACCGCAGTCACCAACCAGTGGATTAACTCGTATAAACGGCTTGTACCCGGTTTTGAAGCTCCTGTGTATCTTTCCTGGGCACGGCGCAACCGGGCTGATCTGGTACGTGTACCTGAGTACAAACCAGGACATGAAAAATCTACCCGCATAGAGCTTCGCTCTGCTGATCCGGGTTGTAACCCTTATCTGGCTTTCAGCGTTATGCTGGCCGCCGGTCTTAAGGGTATTGAGGACAAACTGACTCCTCCTGCTCCCATAGAAGAGAATGTCTATGAGATGAACGAAGCTGAGCGTGCTAAACGCGGCATCGGTACTTTGCCCGGCAGTTTGCTGGAAGCCCTGAAGCTGACTGAGGGCAGCGCCCTGATGCGTGAAGCTTTGGGTGAACATGTTCACGAGGCATTTATTGCTAACAAGAAAATAGAGTGGACTCAGTACAGCATGGCTGTTACGGACTGGGAACTTAAGAGATATCTGCCCGTTCTATAG